Proteins from one Drosophila gunungcola strain Sukarami chromosome 3R, Dgunungcola_SK_2, whole genome shotgun sequence genomic window:
- the LOC128252615 gene encoding transmembrane protein 26 isoform X1 produces MAKIISTIKAILTRIIFSAHSLLAIWQVVALKSDIIYWALCGPLLLLLLEGIFTIMIKKTQEWRWFCPSVFLYLSSIVPAIWLLELDKVARRVVNMTGTNSTFSNPSNYSLAGGNVTSLNPSSNNSSGVPPVATLLGQAGVTLSVTPDTWTTLIEQFLMLILIVGRWLLPKGDLTRDQLSQLLLVYIGTAADIIEFFDSYKDDSIARIDFLVFLTLGIWSWSLMQFTIVLSATRGRRPRGSGSHHKEEHTDCCQNCCCGIDVWGIVLNVILQDAPFLTFRLLIIFQYKIINYMNVFFTCKNSLVIILQLYRLYVVNAEFWKNRRESRMAKARQFQSRRKVQDADQNSIYMISNERGGDLKKKIKKAKDKDYAEHEAAYSKKKKDKKDKKKRKRKDTGYSTASSQNLYSTKASGTDKESRRKDKKGKKSKRTCSSSPSECDLAKKQKRGKNADKNDKKKSRKIEAVVEESSSSSSSSSDSSNSTLPSYEVIDEKKARRRKHRGGSSDTSSGDSSSSSSSSSSSDSS; encoded by the exons ATGGCCAAGATAATCTCGACGATCAAGGCCATCCTCACGAGGATCATCTTCAGTGCGCACAGTTTGCTGGCCATTTGGCAAGTGGTCGCCTTGAAGAGTGATATTATATACTGGGCACTATGTGGACCActcttgttgctgctgctcgagGGCATCTTCACCATCATGATCAAGAAGACACAGGAGTGGCGCTG GTTCTGCCCCTCGGTGTTTCTCTATCTGAGCAGCATTGTGCCGGCGATTTGGCTCCTGGAGTTGGACAAAGTGGCTCGGCGAGTGGTCAACATGACTGGGACCAACTCCACTTTTTCCAATCCGAGCAACTACAGTTTGGCTGGAGGCAACGTGACTAGCTTGAACCCGAGCTCTAATAACAGCAGCGGCGTACCCCCGGTGGCAACATTGCTGGGTCAAGCCGGGGTCACCCTCTCGGTGACCCCGGACACCTGGACAACCCTCATCGAGCAGTTCCTCATGCTCATCCTGATCGTCGGCCGGTGGCTGCTGCCCAAGGGAGATCTAACCCGGGATCAGCTCAGTCAACTGCTTCTGGTCTACATTGGCACGGCGGCGGACATCATTGAGTTTTTCGATTCCTACAAGGATGACTCTATAGCAAGGATCGACTTTCTCGTTTTCCTAACGCTGGGCATTTGGTCCTGGAGCCTCATGCAGTTCACAATTGTGCTATCCGCCACTAGAGGACGACGTCCCCGGGGCAGTGGATCACATCACAAGGAGGA ACACACGGACTGTTGCCAAAATTGCTGTTGTGGAATTGATGTGTGGGGAATCGTACTCAATGTGATACTGCAGGATGCGCCATTCCTCACCTTTCGTTTGCTAATTATCTTTCAGTACAAAATCATTAACTACATGAATGTATTTTTCACCT GCAAGAACTCCTTAGTGATTATCCTGCAACTGTATCGACTATATGTGGTCAATGCCGAGTTTTGGAAGAACCGACGGGAGAGTAGGATGGCCAAGGCGCGTCAATTTCAATCTCGACGAAAAGTACAGGATGCTGATCAAAACAGTATCTACATGATATCCAATGAAAGGGGTGGAGACCTAAAAAAGAAGATCAAAAA GGCCAAAGACAAAGACTATGCAGAGCACGAGGCGGCGTACAGTAAGAAGAAAAAGGATAAGAAAGACAA GAAAAAGCGCAAGCGCAAGGACACCGGCTACTCCACGGCCAGTTCGCAGAACCTATACTCCACCAAGGCGAGTGGCACGGATAAGGAATCCCGGCGCAAGGACAAAAAGGGCAAGAAGTCGAAGCGCACCTGCAGCAGTTCGCCCAGCGAATGCGACTTGGCCAAGAAGCAGAAGCGTGGCAAGAACGCGGATAAAAACGATAAGAA AAAATCTCGCAAAATTGAGGCTGTTGTGGAGGAGTCGAGCAGTTCGAGTAGCAGCAGCTCCGATTCCAGCAACTCCACATTGCCCAGTTACGAGGTAATTGACGAGAAGAAGGCCAGGCGCAGAAAGCACCGCGGAGGTAGTAGCGACACCAGTTCCGGGGAcagcagctcctccagctcctcatCCTCCAGCTCGGACTCGTCGTGA
- the LOC128252615 gene encoding transmembrane protein 26 isoform X2, with product MAKIISTIKAILTRIIFSAHSLLAIWQVVALKSDIIYWALCGPLLLLLLEGIFTIMIKKTQEWRWFCPSVFLYLSSIVPAIWLLELDKVARRVVNMTGTNSTFSNPSNYSLAGGNVTSLNPSSNNSSGVPPVATLLGQAGVTLSVTPDTWTTLIEQFLMLILIVGRWLLPKGDLTRDQLSQLLLVYIGTAADIIEFFDSYKDDSIARIDFLVFLTLGIWSWSLMQFTIVLSATRGRRPRGSGSHHKEEHTDCCQNCCCGIDVWGIVLNVILQDAPFLTFRLLIIFQYKIINYMNVFFTCKNSLVIILQLYRLYVVNAEFWKNRRESRMAKARQFQSRRKVQDADQNSIYMISNERGGDLKKKIKKAKDKDYAEHEAAYSKKKKDKKDKKKRKRKDTGYSTASSQNLYSTKASGTDKESRRKDKKGKKSKRTCSSSPSECDLAKKQKRGKNADKNDKK from the exons ATGGCCAAGATAATCTCGACGATCAAGGCCATCCTCACGAGGATCATCTTCAGTGCGCACAGTTTGCTGGCCATTTGGCAAGTGGTCGCCTTGAAGAGTGATATTATATACTGGGCACTATGTGGACCActcttgttgctgctgctcgagGGCATCTTCACCATCATGATCAAGAAGACACAGGAGTGGCGCTG GTTCTGCCCCTCGGTGTTTCTCTATCTGAGCAGCATTGTGCCGGCGATTTGGCTCCTGGAGTTGGACAAAGTGGCTCGGCGAGTGGTCAACATGACTGGGACCAACTCCACTTTTTCCAATCCGAGCAACTACAGTTTGGCTGGAGGCAACGTGACTAGCTTGAACCCGAGCTCTAATAACAGCAGCGGCGTACCCCCGGTGGCAACATTGCTGGGTCAAGCCGGGGTCACCCTCTCGGTGACCCCGGACACCTGGACAACCCTCATCGAGCAGTTCCTCATGCTCATCCTGATCGTCGGCCGGTGGCTGCTGCCCAAGGGAGATCTAACCCGGGATCAGCTCAGTCAACTGCTTCTGGTCTACATTGGCACGGCGGCGGACATCATTGAGTTTTTCGATTCCTACAAGGATGACTCTATAGCAAGGATCGACTTTCTCGTTTTCCTAACGCTGGGCATTTGGTCCTGGAGCCTCATGCAGTTCACAATTGTGCTATCCGCCACTAGAGGACGACGTCCCCGGGGCAGTGGATCACATCACAAGGAGGA ACACACGGACTGTTGCCAAAATTGCTGTTGTGGAATTGATGTGTGGGGAATCGTACTCAATGTGATACTGCAGGATGCGCCATTCCTCACCTTTCGTTTGCTAATTATCTTTCAGTACAAAATCATTAACTACATGAATGTATTTTTCACCT GCAAGAACTCCTTAGTGATTATCCTGCAACTGTATCGACTATATGTGGTCAATGCCGAGTTTTGGAAGAACCGACGGGAGAGTAGGATGGCCAAGGCGCGTCAATTTCAATCTCGACGAAAAGTACAGGATGCTGATCAAAACAGTATCTACATGATATCCAATGAAAGGGGTGGAGACCTAAAAAAGAAGATCAAAAA GGCCAAAGACAAAGACTATGCAGAGCACGAGGCGGCGTACAGTAAGAAGAAAAAGGATAAGAAAGACAA GAAAAAGCGCAAGCGCAAGGACACCGGCTACTCCACGGCCAGTTCGCAGAACCTATACTCCACCAAGGCGAGTGGCACGGATAAGGAATCCCGGCGCAAGGACAAAAAGGGCAAGAAGTCGAAGCGCACCTGCAGCAGTTCGCCCAGCGAATGCGACTTGGCCAAGAAGCAGAAGCGTGGCAAGAACGCGGATAAAAACGATAAGAAGTAG
- the LOC128266137 gene encoding protein new-glue 3 — MNAGPLALRILAVSLCIWLASGASSPTTTEAATTTTSTTTTTTAATTTTTTSSSNVHRKRFRIKNLKYSIKRKVKVYRSTTSSSRSRSRSGRRVTVRRIRRLLRRRNQG, encoded by the coding sequence ATGAATGCAGGACCATTGGCACTGAGAATCCTGGCCGTAAGCCTTTGCATTTGGCTAGCCAGTGGAGCCTCCTCTCCGACAACCACagaggcagcaacaacaacaaccagcaCCACCACAACAACGACGGCGGCCACCACAACCACCACAACATCCTCGTCGAATGTCCATCGCAAACGGTTCCGCATCAAGAACCTCAAGTACTCCATTAAGCGCAAGGTGAAGGTGTATAGAAGCACCACATCGAGTTCCAGGAGCAGGAGCCGATCGGGCAGGCGCGTCACTGTCCGTCGAATCAGGAGGCTGCTCAGACGCCGCAATCAGGGATAA
- the LOC128260672 gene encoding protein PDF: MARYTFVLVLVLLAICSRCGLSGAMAMPDEERYVRKEYNRDLLDWFNTIGQFTPNQVATLCRYPLILDNSLVPSVPIRKRNSELINSLLSLPKNMNDAGK; encoded by the coding sequence ATGGCTCGCTACACGTTCGTCCTGGTCCTGGTGCTTTTGGCCATCTGCTCCCGATGCGGACTCTCCGGCGCCATGGCCATGCCGGATGAGGAGCGCTATGTGCGCAAGGAATACAACCGGGATCTACTGGACTGGTTCAATACCATAGGACAGTTTACACCCAACCAAGTGGCCACACTGTGCCGCTATCCCCTGATCCTGGACAACTCTTTGGTCCCATCTGTGCCCATTAGAAAACGCAACTCGGAGCTCATTAATTCGCTGCTAAGTCTGCCCAAGAACATGAACGATGCGGGAAAGTAA
- the LOC128266434 gene encoding golgin subfamily A member 7 produces the protein MSQGGGATPAGGNPTALQATGGGVVFSKVFIQRDYSEGTSVKFHTRLPTELEGMIERHVFEATINRLNEFYAEAEEGSCGTYCEGCIGCITAYLIYMCSETHYEKTLRKISKFVASQNERIYNAKGLQLIDPTYRGLRVIEITIFDRPGRT, from the exons ATGTCCCAAGGAGGCGGCGCTACACCAGCGGGCGGTAATCCCACAGCGCTCCAGGCAACCGGAGGGGGCGTGGTCTTCAGTAAGGTCTTCATCCAACGCGACTATAGCGAAGGAACCTCGGTGAAGTTCCACACGCGACTGCCCACGGAGCTGGAGGGCATG ATTGAAAGACACGTCTTCGAGGCCACCATCAACAGGCTAAACGAATTCTATGCCGAAGCGGAGGAGGGATCCTGTGGCACCTACTGCGAAGGATGCATTGGCTGCATCACGGCCTACTTGATCTATATGTGCTCCGAAACGCACTACGAAAAG ACACTTCGCAAAATATCCAAATTTGTGGCTTCCCAAAACGAACGCATTTACAACGCCAAGGGCCTGCAGCTGATCGATCCGACTTATCGGGGCCTCCGCGTCATAGAGATTACGATATTCGATCGTCCGGGGCGGACGTGA
- the LOC128252078 gene encoding protein SEC13 homolog produces the protein MVSLVQEIDTEHEDMVHHAALDFYGLLLATCSSDGSVRIFHSRKNNKALAELKGHQGPVWQVAWAHPKFGNILASCSYDRKVIVWKSTTPRDWTRLYEYSNHDSSVNSVDFAPSEYGLVLACASSDGSISVLSCNTEYGVWDAKKIPNAHTIGVNAISWCPAQAPDPAFDQRVTSRTSAVKRLVSGGCDNLVKIWREDNDRWVEEQRLEAHSDWVRDVAWAPSIGLPRSQIATASQDRHVIVWSSNSDLTQWTSSVLHTFDDAVWSISWSTTGNILAVTGGDNNVTLWKENTEGQWIRINYESGTAIQSKQPSLHPHSHSQQQQQAPQQHQHQAPSHPGPSSDSEHSSNLSNSQLSN, from the exons ATGGTGAGCCTGGTGCAGGAGATCGACACGGAGCACGAGGACATGGTCCACCACGCGGCACTGGACTTCTACGGCCTGCTGCTGGCCACCTGCTCGTCGGACGGCAGCGTCCGCATCTTCCACTCGCGCAAAAACAACAAGGCGCTGGCGGAGCTCAAAGGACACCAAGGACCCGTGTGGCAGGTGGCATGGGCTCACCCCAAGTTCGGCAACATCCTGGCCTCGTGCTCTTACGACCGCAAAGTGATCGTCTGGAAGTCCACAACGCCCAGGGATTGGACAAGGCT CTATGAATACAGCAACCACGACTCGTCAGTGAACTCGGTGGATTTCGCCCCGTCAGAGTACGGATTGGTGCTGGCCTGTGCCAGTTCGGATGGCTCCATTTCGGTGCTCAGCTGCAACACGGAGTACGGTGTGTGGGATGCCAAAAAGATTCCGAATGCCCACACCATCGGAGTGAATGCTATCTCTTGGTGCCCGGCCCAGGCTCCGGATCCGGCATTTGACCAGCGGGTAACCTCGCGAACGTCAGCCGTAAAACGCCTGGTGAGCGGTGGATGCGATAATCTGGTGAAGATCTGGCGTGAGGACAACGACCGCTGGGTGGAGGAGCAGCGCCTGGAGGCGCACTCCGATTGGGTGCGCGATGTGGCCTGGGCGCCGTCGATCGGCCTGCCACGATCGCAGATTGCCACGGCCTCGCAGGATCGCCATGTGATCGTGTGGAGCAGCAACTCAGATCTGACACAGTGGACTTCGAGTGTGTTGCACACATTCGACGATGCCGTGTGGAGCATCTCGTGGTCCACCACCGGCAACATTCTGGCCGTCACTGGTGGCGATAACAATGTGACGCTATGGAAGGAGAACACCGAGGGCCAATGGATCCGCATCAACTACGAGTCGGGCACGGCCATCCAGTCTAAGCAGCCATCGCTCCATCCTCATTCCCActcccagcagcagcaacaggcgccacagcagcaccagcaccaggcGCCATCGCATCCTGGTCCATCTTCGGACTCGGAGCACAGCTCGAACCTGTCCAACTCGCAGCTCTCCAACTGA
- the LOC128252079 gene encoding ATP synthase-coupling factor 6, mitochondrial, which yields MLSQSLLSGVRVLRTEARRNFGIVAPALNKAADPIQQLFLDKVREYKQKSAGGKLVDSNPQIERELKTELDRVAKQFGSDGKTDMLKFPEFKFPEVKVDPITQAAQ from the exons ATGCTGTCGCAATCCCTGCTGAGTGGTGTCCGTGTGCTGCGCACCGAGGCCCGTCGTAACTTCGGAATCGTGGCCCCCGCCCTGAACAAGGCCGCCGATCCCATCCAGCAGCTGTTCCTGGACAAGGTGCGCGAGTACAAGCAGAAGAGCGC TGGTGGCAAACTGGTGGACTCCAATCCCCAGATTGAACGCGAGCTCAAGACCGAACTGGACCGTGTGGCCAAGCAGTTTGGAAGCGACGGCAAGACCGATATGCTGAAGTTCCCCGAATTCAAGTTCCCCGAGGTCAAGGTGGACCCCATTACCCAGGCCGCTCAGTAA